A genomic region of Thunnus maccoyii chromosome 13, fThuMac1.1, whole genome shotgun sequence contains the following coding sequences:
- the LOC121910692 gene encoding transmembrane gamma-carboxyglutamic acid protein 3, with amino-acid sequence MAAAFLDGKGAHSVLKRFPRANGFLEELKQGNIERECGEESCSFEEANEVFENKERTMEFWKTRSVYTVSSNNEGHSERADTVYMMVPLLGVALLIIIGLFLLWRCQLQKATRRRPAYTQNRYLANNRSTRSLPRILVHREMAAHTESLHQESSSHPTVVVSGAERGGGSQLDSHGLHQQNTRALYVQDSSLSVASRLSGATPPPSYEEVTGHLESSGDETSAPTYSDPPPKYEEIITEK; translated from the exons ATGGCTGCAG CATTCCTTGATGGTAAAGGTGCGCACTCTGTCCTGAAGCGTTTCCCTCGAGCCAATGGCTTCCTGGAGGAGTTAAAACAAGGGAACATTGAGAGGGAGTGTGGTGAGGAGAGCTGCAGCTTCGAAGAAGCCAATGAAGTGTTTGAGAACAAAGAGAGAACG ATGGAGTTTTGGAAAACTCGCAGTGTCTACACAGTGAGCAGCAACAACGAGGGGCACTCTGAGCGTGCCGACACCGTCTACATGATGGTTCCCCTGCTGGGGGTGGCCTTGCTCATTATCATTGGCCTCTTTCTCCTTTGGAGGTGTCAGCTTCAGAAGGCCACACGTCGACGGCCAGCCTACACCCAGAACCGCTACTTGGCCAACAACCGCAGCACCCGGAGCCTACCACGCATTCTGGTTCACCGGGAAATGGCTGCACACACCGAGAGCTTGCACCAGGAGTCTAGCTCACATCCCACTGTGGTAGTGAGTGGTGCTGAAAGAGGGGGAGGTTCCCAGTTAGACTCCCATGGCCTTCACCAGCAGAACACTCGTGCTCTCTATGTTCAGGATTCATCCCTGTCAGTGGCTTCACGGCTGTCCGGTGCCACGCCGCCTCCATCATATGAAGAGGTGACAGGACACCTGGAAAGCAGTGGTGATGAGACCTCAGCTCCTACATACAGTGACCCTCCACCCAAATATGAGGAGATCATAACggagaaatga